The Yersinia intermedia genome window below encodes:
- a CDS encoding putative quinol monooxygenase codes for MITVFAEIKVKPGRRQAVLQAIEKLIPAVLAEEGCGGYVPMVDVPTQLDWQKNSPDSIFMLEKWQSVHHLELHLQMEHMHQHREVIKDDVLDVNIHILNNA; via the coding sequence ATGATTACCGTTTTTGCAGAAATCAAAGTCAAACCAGGACGCCGTCAGGCAGTATTACAGGCAATTGAAAAGCTTATTCCGGCGGTGCTGGCCGAGGAAGGTTGTGGCGGTTATGTGCCGATGGTTGACGTTCCCACCCAGCTTGACTGGCAAAAGAACTCGCCGGACTCTATTTTCATGCTGGAGAAGTGGCAAAGTGTGCATCATCTGGAGTTACATTTGCAGATGGAACATATGCATCAACACCGTGAAGTGATTAAGGATGATGTGTTGGATGTGAACATTCACATTTTAAATAACGCCTAA
- a CDS encoding NAD(P)H-dependent oxidoreductase, whose product MSNVLIINAMKAFAHSKGALNLTLTNVAADFLRENGHQVKITTVDEGYDIENEIEKYLWADTVIYQMPGWWMGEPWILKKYIDDVFTAGHGKLYASDGRTRSDATKGYGSGGLIQGKTYMLSVTWNAPLEAFNDPKQFFHGVGVDGVYLHFHKANQFLGMEPLPTFMCNDVIKQPDIEGDISRYRQHLAESFNHQAV is encoded by the coding sequence ATGAGTAATGTATTAATTATTAACGCCATGAAAGCGTTTGCGCACTCCAAAGGGGCGCTTAACCTCACGCTCACGAATGTCGCTGCCGACTTTCTACGTGAAAACGGCCATCAGGTGAAAATCACCACGGTTGATGAAGGCTATGATATTGAAAATGAAATTGAAAAATATCTGTGGGCCGATACCGTTATTTATCAAATGCCCGGCTGGTGGATGGGTGAACCGTGGATTCTGAAAAAATATATTGATGACGTCTTTACCGCAGGTCACGGCAAACTGTATGCCAGTGATGGCCGTACCCGTTCTGATGCCACTAAAGGCTATGGTTCTGGCGGGTTGATTCAGGGTAAAACCTACATGCTGTCAGTCACCTGGAACGCACCACTTGAAGCGTTCAATGACCCGAAACAGTTCTTCCATGGTGTCGGCGTTGATGGTGTTTATCTGCATTTCCATAAAGCGAACCAATTCCTTGGTATGGAACCTCTGCCAACATTTATGTGTAATGATGTGATTAAGCAACCTGATATTGAGGGTGACATTAGCCGTTACCGTCAGCATTTAGCCGAAAGCTTTAACCATCAGGCCGTTTGA